The Citrifermentans bemidjiense Bem genome window below encodes:
- a CDS encoding deoxyribonuclease IV, translating to MDLLGAHVSIAGGIHNAVDRGVSSGCGVIQIFTQNSNQWKGKAVSPADAQLFRDKLTASGLSHVVSHDIYLINLAAAPGEVKDKSLIAFKEEMQRCAALGIDKIVMHPGSHTGDGEETGIRRICEAFDQLFAEVPEFTGKVLLENTAGQGTNLGYRFDHLKSIIEGSSYPTRFGVCFDTCHAFASGYPIADRDGYRRTFDEFDSALGIDKLMAFHLNDSKKGLGCKVDRHEHIGAGALGLEPFRFILNDPHFKLVPKFIETPKGDADEMDVVNLKLLRSLVEG from the coding sequence ATGGACCTGCTGGGCGCACACGTCTCCATCGCCGGAGGCATACATAACGCTGTTGACCGCGGGGTAAGCTCCGGCTGCGGGGTGATCCAGATCTTTACCCAGAACTCGAACCAGTGGAAAGGAAAGGCGGTTTCCCCGGCCGACGCCCAGCTCTTCCGGGACAAACTGACCGCCTCCGGGCTCTCTCACGTCGTCAGCCACGACATCTACCTGATAAACCTGGCAGCCGCCCCCGGCGAGGTGAAGGACAAGAGCCTCATCGCCTTCAAGGAGGAGATGCAGCGCTGCGCAGCACTCGGCATCGACAAGATCGTCATGCATCCCGGCTCCCACACGGGCGACGGCGAGGAGACCGGCATCCGGCGCATCTGCGAGGCGTTCGACCAGCTCTTCGCCGAGGTGCCGGAGTTCACCGGGAAGGTGCTGCTGGAAAACACCGCCGGCCAGGGGACGAACCTCGGCTACCGCTTCGATCACCTGAAGTCGATCATAGAGGGGAGTTCCTATCCCACCCGCTTCGGCGTCTGCTTCGACACCTGCCACGCCTTCGCCTCGGGGTACCCCATCGCAGACCGGGACGGCTATCGCCGGACCTTCGACGAGTTCGACAGCGCGCTCGGGATCGACAAGCTGATGGCCTTCCACCTGAACGACTCCAAGAAGGGGCTCGGCTGCAAGGTGGACCGCCACGAGCACATCGGCGCGGGGGCGCTCGGGCTGGAACCCTTCCGCTTCATCCTGAACGACCCGCACTTCAAGCTGGTGCCGAAGTTCATCGAGACGCCCAAGGGGGACGCCGACGAGATGGATGTGGTGAACCTGAAACTCTTGAGGAGCCTGGTCGAAGGGTGA
- a CDS encoding HIT family protein, protein MNCPICSKWQDDPDQRVVELKHTLVSLNRDQFFAGYCFVYTRNHVTELFHLSEQVRNGVMAEVTAVAQALHSVFSPDKINYELLGNMAPHMHWHIVPRRSKDPLWPRPQWSEPHQEVVLKPEEYRERAALIKAQLKNILG, encoded by the coding sequence ATGAACTGCCCAATCTGCAGCAAATGGCAGGACGATCCGGACCAGAGGGTGGTCGAACTGAAGCACACCCTGGTCTCCTTGAACCGGGACCAGTTCTTTGCCGGATACTGCTTCGTCTATACCAGGAACCACGTCACCGAATTGTTCCACCTGAGCGAGCAGGTCAGAAACGGGGTGATGGCCGAGGTAACCGCCGTGGCCCAGGCGCTGCACAGCGTCTTCAGCCCGGACAAGATCAATTACGAGCTGCTGGGGAACATGGCGCCGCACATGCACTGGCATATCGTGCCGCGCCGCTCCAAGGACCCGCTTTGGCCCCGTCCGCAGTGGAGCGAGCCGCACCAGGAAGTGGTGCTCAAACCCGAGGAGTACCGGGAGCGGGCCGCGCTGATCAAGGCACAGTTGAAGAACATCCTGGGCTAG
- the dapF gene encoding diaminopimelate epimerase translates to MKFTKMQGAGNDYVYVNCFEEAVHDPAAVAIKVSNRNFGIGSDGLILIMPSEVADVRMRMFNSDGSESEMCGNGIRCVAKYAYDHGIVTKNEITAETGAGILTLQLFTDAGCKVEKVRVNMGPPRLTRKEIPMLGEPEERVVNVPLNVLHSSFNITCASMGNPHCVIFVDDVDTFQVEKYGPLIENHELFPRRTNVEFVQIVSRTEVRQRTWERGAGETLACGTGSSAVTAACVLNGLTEKRILNHLTGGDLEMEWGEDGNIYMTGPAVEVFTGEIDL, encoded by the coding sequence ATGAAATTCACAAAGATGCAGGGTGCAGGCAACGACTACGTGTATGTCAACTGTTTCGAAGAGGCGGTGCATGACCCTGCCGCGGTGGCGATAAAGGTCTCCAACCGCAACTTCGGCATCGGATCGGACGGGCTGATCCTGATCATGCCGAGCGAAGTGGCCGACGTAAGGATGCGGATGTTCAACTCGGATGGATCAGAAAGCGAGATGTGCGGCAACGGCATCCGCTGCGTGGCGAAATATGCCTACGACCACGGAATCGTGACGAAAAATGAGATAACTGCGGAAACCGGCGCCGGGATCCTGACCCTGCAGCTTTTCACCGACGCCGGTTGCAAGGTGGAAAAGGTGCGGGTGAACATGGGGCCGCCGAGGCTGACCAGGAAGGAAATCCCCATGCTGGGGGAACCGGAGGAGCGGGTGGTCAACGTGCCGCTCAACGTGCTCCACTCCAGCTTCAACATCACCTGCGCCTCCATGGGGAACCCCCACTGCGTCATCTTCGTGGATGACGTGGACACGTTCCAGGTCGAGAAGTACGGTCCGCTGATCGAGAATCACGAGCTGTTCCCGCGCCGCACCAACGTGGAATTCGTTCAGATCGTCTCCCGCACCGAGGTGCGCCAGCGCACCTGGGAGCGCGGCGCCGGCGAAACGCTTGCCTGCGGCACCGGTTCCAGCGCAGTCACCGCCGCCTGCGTCCTGAACGGGCTGACAGAGAAGCGCATCTTGAACCACTTGACCGGCGGCGATCTCGAGATGGAGTGGGGGGAGGACGGCAACATCTACATGACCGGCCCGGCGGTTGAAGTGTTTACCGGAGAAATCGACTTATGA
- a CDS encoding RrF2 family transcriptional regulator, translating to MRLSTKSRYGLRALFDIAYNAGSQPAQIQDISRRQDISPRYLEQIFQGLKKHGILKSKRGPQGGYCLAKSPEEITVRAVIEATEGDTLIVDCASRKKGECNFDGSCVTQTVWEESNNRLNEFFESITLKTLCDRGETLGIKREQDHRFMYFI from the coding sequence ATGAGATTATCGACCAAGAGCCGTTACGGCCTGCGTGCTCTTTTTGACATCGCCTATAACGCCGGGAGCCAGCCGGCGCAGATCCAGGATATATCCCGCCGCCAGGACATCTCGCCGCGCTACCTGGAGCAGATCTTCCAGGGACTCAAGAAACACGGGATTTTGAAGAGCAAGCGCGGGCCGCAAGGGGGCTACTGCCTCGCCAAGAGCCCGGAGGAAATCACGGTGCGCGCCGTCATCGAGGCGACCGAAGGGGATACCCTCATCGTCGACTGTGCCAGCCGGAAAAAAGGGGAGTGCAACTTCGACGGCAGCTGCGTCACCCAGACCGTGTGGGAAGAGTCCAACAACAGGTTGAACGAGTTCTTCGAGTCGATCACGCTGAAGACCTTGTGCGACCGCGGCGAGACGCTCGGCATCAAGCGAGAGCAGGACCACCGCTTCATGTACTTCATCTAG
- the larE gene encoding ATP-dependent sacrificial sulfur transferase LarE translates to MQTAQDKYLKLQEILREMGSLLVAFSGGVDSTFLLKAAFDTLGAERVLAVTATSPTYPESELAEAKRLATRIGARQELVVSNELEIPGFRHNPKDRCYHCKSELFRICTEKARDNGFAFVADGSNTDDLGDYRPGRTAACELKVRSPLLEAGLSKGDIRELSRGLGLPTWDKQAYACLASRFPYGTEITEQRLNQVERCEEFLKGEGFTVYRVRFHLESARIELSEAELPRMLEPSLRGRTIEFFRAAGFTYVSLDLQGYRTGSMNEG, encoded by the coding sequence ATGCAAACTGCCCAGGACAAGTACTTGAAGTTGCAGGAAATCCTGCGCGAAATGGGGTCGCTCTTGGTCGCTTTTTCGGGCGGCGTCGACTCTACCTTTCTTCTTAAGGCCGCCTTCGACACCTTGGGCGCAGAACGGGTGTTAGCGGTCACCGCCACCTCCCCGACCTATCCCGAATCTGAACTCGCCGAGGCGAAGAGGCTCGCGACCCGGATCGGAGCCCGCCAGGAGCTCGTGGTCTCCAACGAACTGGAGATACCCGGCTTCCGCCACAACCCCAAGGACCGCTGCTACCACTGCAAAAGCGAGTTGTTCCGGATCTGCACGGAGAAGGCGCGCGACAACGGGTTTGCCTTCGTCGCCGACGGGAGCAACACAGACGATCTGGGCGACTACCGCCCCGGCCGCACCGCCGCCTGTGAACTGAAGGTGCGTTCGCCGCTTCTGGAAGCTGGCCTCTCCAAAGGGGATATTCGCGAGTTGAGCCGCGGGCTCGGGCTCCCCACCTGGGACAAGCAGGCCTATGCCTGCCTGGCCAGCCGTTTCCCCTATGGGACCGAGATCACCGAGCAGAGGCTGAACCAGGTGGAGCGCTGCGAGGAGTTCTTGAAGGGGGAGGGGTTCACCGTGTATCGGGTGAGGTTTCACTTGGAGAGTGCGCGCATCGAATTGAGCGAGGCGGAACTGCCGCGCATGCTGGAGCCCTCCCTCAGGGGGAGGACCATTGAGTTTTTCCGCGCCGCCGGATTCACTTATGTGTCGCTGGACCTGCAGGGGTATCGTACCGGGAGCATGAACGAGGGGTAG
- a CDS encoding Hsp20/alpha crystallin family protein, producing MAIVRYNPLSELRSMQDKMNRLLDMAWTREVGEEIREGVWHPPADVYEDASAVTIKVEVPDMEQKDIEIKVEEQTLTVKGERRHSEEIRKENFHRIERYFGPFQRSFALPADLNTDAVSASCDYGVLTIVLPKTGVMPVTVEVK from the coding sequence ATGGCGATCGTCAGGTACAACCCGTTGAGCGAGCTTAGAAGCATGCAGGACAAGATGAACCGGCTCTTGGACATGGCGTGGACCAGGGAGGTCGGCGAAGAGATCAGGGAGGGTGTCTGGCATCCCCCGGCCGACGTCTACGAAGACGCCTCGGCGGTCACCATCAAGGTCGAAGTTCCGGACATGGAGCAAAAGGACATCGAGATCAAGGTCGAGGAACAGACCCTCACCGTGAAGGGGGAGCGCAGGCACTCCGAGGAGATCAGGAAGGAGAACTTCCACAGGATCGAGCGCTACTTCGGCCCCTTTCAGAGGAGCTTCGCGCTTCCCGCGGATCTAAATACCGATGCCGTCAGCGCCAGCTGCGACTACGGCGTCCTCACCATAGTCCTACCCAAAACCGGTGTCATGCCGGTAACAGTCGAGGTGAAATAG
- the polA gene encoding DNA polymerase I, which yields MTTETETLYLLDGSSYIYRAYFAIRHLSSPSGFPTNALYGFTQMLLKVMKDRAPAHVAVIFDAGKITFRNELFPAYKATRSAMPEDLAQQIEPIKQMVRAFNIPALELPGFEADDIIGTIAKKCEAQGMACVVVTGDKDLMQIVSDRVTLLDTMKEKSFGIADVYEKFGVAPERVVDVLALWGDASDNIPGVPGIGEVTAKKLLQEFGSLDELLARAGEVKGKNGERLVEFADQARLCRTLATIDCNVPIEYSVDDFAVTPPDNRRLAALFREYGFVTLLKDLTSSPTLSCDRYSLVLTEEELRRVVAELEAAPAFAIDLETTSLNPREARVVGYAVSCRPHEARYIPVGHRYLGAPEQLPEALVLEILGPLLKDPARRKIGQNLKYDYQVLRMAGFEMEGIWCDTMLAAYLVNPARNSQGLDALALEYLDHRMISYAEVAGSGKCELNFSEVDLDRAGPYSCEDADATYLLHEILLPKVREQGMEELLFDLEMPLMRILADMELHGVKLDVDLMKELSAGFGKQLIELEAQIHEHCGGPFNINSPKQLGEMLFERMGLAVGKKTKGKTGWSTNVEELERLAEEHEVARLLLQYRSISKLKSTYTDALPKLVDPATGRVHTSYNQAVTSTGRLSSSDPNLQNIPIRGEEGRGIRRAFIAEPGSLMLSADYSQIELRVLAHLSGDRVLCEAFAAGEDIHRRTASEVFGMFPELVTSEMRRQAKVINFGVIYGQGAFSLAKELGVTPKQAKAFIDSYFERHSGARSFLDSCIREAEVCGFVTTIMGRRLCIPEIASKNGNVRAFAQRNAVNYPIQGSAADIIKAAMLRVIRRMQQERVASRLIMQVHDELVFEVPEAERDLMEELVRTEMEGALPLSVPLKVDLNFGLNWSEAH from the coding sequence GTGACGACTGAAACAGAGACGCTGTACCTTCTGGACGGCTCTTCCTACATATACCGCGCCTATTTCGCCATCAGGCACCTCTCCTCCCCCAGCGGTTTTCCCACCAACGCGCTCTACGGCTTCACCCAGATGCTTCTTAAGGTGATGAAGGACCGGGCTCCCGCCCACGTCGCCGTCATCTTCGACGCCGGCAAGATCACCTTCAGAAACGAGCTCTTCCCCGCCTACAAGGCGACCAGGAGCGCCATGCCGGAGGACCTGGCCCAGCAGATCGAGCCGATCAAGCAGATGGTGCGCGCCTTCAACATCCCGGCGCTGGAGCTGCCGGGGTTCGAGGCGGACGACATCATCGGGACCATCGCCAAGAAGTGCGAGGCTCAAGGGATGGCCTGCGTCGTTGTGACCGGCGACAAGGACCTGATGCAGATCGTCTCCGACCGGGTCACCCTGCTCGACACCATGAAGGAGAAGAGCTTCGGCATAGCCGACGTGTACGAGAAGTTCGGGGTGGCGCCGGAGCGTGTGGTGGACGTGCTGGCGCTTTGGGGTGACGCTTCCGACAACATCCCCGGCGTCCCCGGCATCGGCGAGGTGACGGCCAAGAAGCTCTTGCAGGAATTCGGCTCTCTGGACGAGCTTCTGGCCCGCGCCGGCGAGGTGAAGGGGAAAAACGGCGAGAGGCTCGTGGAGTTCGCCGACCAGGCGCGCCTATGCCGCACCCTTGCCACCATCGACTGCAACGTCCCCATCGAGTACAGCGTCGACGACTTCGCGGTGACTCCGCCGGACAACCGCCGCCTGGCGGCCCTGTTCCGGGAGTACGGCTTCGTGACCCTCTTGAAGGACCTGACCAGCTCTCCCACCCTCTCCTGCGACCGTTACTCGCTGGTCCTTACCGAGGAGGAGCTGCGCCGCGTGGTGGCCGAGCTGGAGGCGGCCCCCGCCTTCGCCATCGACCTGGAGACCACGAGCCTGAACCCCAGGGAGGCGCGGGTCGTGGGATACGCGGTCAGCTGCCGGCCGCACGAGGCCCGGTACATCCCGGTCGGGCACCGCTATCTCGGGGCTCCGGAGCAGCTTCCCGAGGCCCTGGTGCTTGAGATCCTCGGGCCGCTTCTGAAGGACCCGGCGCGCCGCAAGATCGGCCAGAACCTGAAGTACGACTACCAGGTGCTCCGGATGGCGGGGTTCGAAATGGAGGGGATCTGGTGCGACACCATGCTGGCCGCCTACCTGGTCAACCCGGCGCGCAACAGCCAGGGGCTGGACGCCCTGGCCTTGGAGTACCTGGACCACCGCATGATCTCGTACGCGGAGGTGGCGGGGAGCGGCAAATGCGAGCTGAACTTCTCCGAGGTGGATTTGGACCGTGCTGGCCCCTACTCCTGCGAGGACGCCGACGCCACGTATCTCTTGCACGAGATACTGCTCCCCAAGGTGCGGGAGCAGGGGATGGAAGAGCTCCTGTTCGACTTGGAGATGCCGCTGATGCGGATTCTGGCCGATATGGAGCTCCACGGGGTGAAGCTGGACGTTGACCTCATGAAGGAGCTTTCCGCCGGTTTCGGCAAACAGCTGATCGAGCTGGAGGCGCAGATCCACGAGCACTGCGGCGGCCCCTTCAACATCAACTCCCCCAAACAGCTGGGGGAGATGCTTTTCGAGCGTATGGGGCTTGCCGTCGGGAAAAAAACCAAGGGGAAGACCGGCTGGTCCACCAACGTGGAGGAGCTGGAGCGGCTGGCCGAGGAGCACGAGGTGGCGCGGCTCCTTTTGCAGTACCGAAGCATCTCGAAGCTGAAGTCGACCTATACCGACGCGCTCCCCAAACTGGTCGATCCTGCCACCGGCCGCGTGCACACCTCCTATAACCAGGCGGTGACCAGCACCGGCAGGCTCTCCTCCAGCGACCCCAACCTCCAGAACATACCGATCCGGGGCGAAGAGGGGCGCGGCATCAGGCGCGCCTTCATCGCGGAGCCGGGGAGCCTCATGCTTTCCGCCGATTACTCCCAGATCGAGCTCAGGGTGCTGGCGCACCTCTCCGGCGACCGTGTCCTCTGCGAGGCCTTCGCCGCCGGCGAGGACATCCATCGCCGCACCGCGTCCGAGGTGTTCGGCATGTTCCCGGAGCTGGTGACCTCCGAGATGAGGCGCCAGGCCAAGGTGATCAACTTCGGCGTCATCTACGGCCAGGGGGCCTTCAGCCTCGCCAAGGAGCTGGGGGTGACCCCCAAGCAGGCAAAGGCTTTCATCGACAGCTACTTCGAGCGCCACAGCGGCGCGCGGAGCTTTCTGGACAGCTGCATCAGGGAAGCGGAGGTCTGCGGCTTCGTCACCACCATAATGGGGAGACGGCTCTGCATCCCCGAGATAGCCAGCAAAAACGGCAACGTGCGCGCCTTCGCCCAGAGAAACGCGGTTAACTACCCGATCCAGGGATCGGCCGCCGACATCATCAAGGCAGCCATGCTGAGGGTGATCCGCCGCATGCAGCAGGAGCGGGTGGCGAGCCGGCTCATCATGCAGGTCCACGACGAACTGGTTTTCGAAGTTCCCGAGGCGGAGCGCGATCTCATGGAGGAACTGGTGCGGACCGAGATGGAGGGAGCCCTGCCGCTGTCGGTGCCGCTCAAGGTGGACCTCAATTTCGGGCTTAACTGGAGCGAGGCGCACTAG
- a CDS encoding PilZ-like domain-containing protein has translation MTEQLEQYQAHFQEGGRVRVGVPLKGGGAFSEWGTVASLDDDLLQLYLSRDSLPEQARLELGRTLDLALDGKQGPLACRGVLVADHAADHRLVLRLVEDVVPYEPREYFRQDVYLPLIYRRTLSQVAEEVRLRWEHSRREIELAAQDPDPDEPEEVADAREEIRARLEKRKTAPPLAANLSGGGARLNIAERFAEGELVELSIYLPQHSRMIEIIGEVVQVTALPDRVRFSTALRYRFIDEADRDRLIGYISAEQLHQMSQHGPRVLLPPPEEPSVWRRRLQVTFVLALLAGFLGCQARAILVAKQRGEKWEVQRVFDQGFMEFLRRQR, from the coding sequence ATGACCGAGCAGTTGGAGCAGTACCAAGCGCATTTCCAGGAAGGTGGACGGGTCAGGGTAGGGGTGCCGCTGAAGGGGGGAGGCGCCTTCTCCGAATGGGGAACAGTGGCTTCGCTGGACGACGACCTCCTCCAGCTCTACCTCTCAAGGGACTCGCTTCCCGAGCAGGCGCGCCTGGAACTGGGGCGGACCCTGGATCTGGCGCTCGACGGAAAGCAGGGGCCGCTCGCCTGCCGCGGCGTGCTGGTCGCCGACCATGCAGCGGACCACCGCCTGGTGCTGCGGCTGGTGGAGGACGTGGTCCCGTATGAGCCGAGGGAATACTTCCGTCAGGACGTCTACCTTCCCCTGATCTATCGGCGCACCTTGAGCCAGGTTGCCGAGGAGGTCCGGCTGCGCTGGGAGCACTCGCGCCGGGAGATCGAGCTGGCCGCGCAAGACCCGGATCCGGACGAGCCTGAGGAAGTGGCGGACGCAAGGGAGGAGATCAGGGCGAGGCTGGAAAAGCGCAAGACGGCGCCCCCTTTGGCCGCCAACCTAAGCGGCGGGGGGGCGAGGCTCAACATCGCCGAGCGTTTTGCCGAGGGGGAGTTGGTGGAGTTGAGCATCTACCTGCCACAGCACTCCAGGATGATAGAAATCATCGGCGAGGTGGTCCAGGTGACGGCGCTTCCGGACCGGGTGCGTTTTAGCACGGCGCTCAGGTACCGCTTCATCGACGAGGCCGACCGGGACCGGCTGATCGGCTACATTTCGGCCGAGCAGTTGCACCAGATGTCGCAACATGGGCCGCGGGTGCTGCTCCCCCCGCCGGAGGAGCCTTCAGTTTGGCGCCGCCGCCTGCAGGTGACCTTCGTTCTTGCGCTTCTGGCGGGATTCCTCGGCTGCCAGGCGCGGGCCATTCTGGTGGCGAAACAGCGGGGCGAGAAGTGGGAGGTGCAGCGGGTCTTCGACCAGGGGTTCATGGAATTCCTCAGGCGGCAGAGGTGA